In Burkholderia gladioli, a genomic segment contains:
- a CDS encoding LysR substrate-binding domain-containing protein, translating into MDIRQLRYFVNIVDYGSLGKAAEMLYVAQPSLSQQIAKLEDDLGVQLLVRSPQGVKPTAAGQALYRHGRLVLHQMEQLRQEVREGVGAESGTVAIGFPTTMSAILAMPVFERVRARYPGIRLQFFESMSGYLNELLANGRLDLAILFRDTNTPGISTVPLFDEELCLMGEPEGMSARARNCTLASLAGVPMVAPGASNGLRVLLERTFAREQVPLNIIAEVDSLPTLLAIAQSGAACTILPSVSVASRATADRPKMRRIVDPLIRRPGSLCWPNALPVSSASLAVRHVIGELVVELCESGQWTGIELREPPARPAAV; encoded by the coding sequence ATGGATATCCGCCAGCTTCGCTACTTCGTCAACATCGTCGACTACGGCAGCCTCGGCAAGGCCGCCGAGATGCTCTACGTGGCGCAGCCCTCGCTGAGCCAGCAGATCGCCAAACTGGAAGACGACCTGGGCGTGCAGTTGCTGGTCAGGAGTCCGCAAGGCGTGAAGCCGACCGCCGCCGGGCAGGCGCTCTATCGGCATGGCCGGCTGGTGCTGCACCAGATGGAGCAGTTGCGGCAGGAGGTGCGCGAGGGCGTGGGTGCCGAGTCCGGCACGGTCGCGATCGGCTTTCCCACCACCATGTCGGCGATCCTCGCGATGCCGGTGTTCGAACGCGTGCGCGCGCGTTATCCCGGCATCCGGCTGCAGTTCTTCGAGAGCATGAGCGGCTACCTGAACGAGCTGCTCGCCAACGGCCGGCTCGATCTGGCGATCCTGTTTCGCGATACCAATACGCCGGGCATCTCCACCGTGCCGTTGTTCGACGAGGAGCTGTGCCTGATGGGCGAGCCCGAAGGCATGTCGGCGCGCGCGCGCAACTGCACGCTGGCTTCGCTGGCCGGCGTGCCGATGGTGGCGCCCGGCGCCTCGAACGGGCTGCGCGTGCTGCTGGAGCGGACCTTCGCGCGCGAGCAGGTGCCGCTCAACATCATCGCCGAGGTCGATTCGCTGCCGACCCTGCTGGCGATCGCGCAATCGGGCGCGGCCTGCACCATCCTGCCCTCCGTATCGGTGGCCTCGCGCGCGACGGCCGACCGCCCGAAGATGCGCCGCATCGTCGACCCGCTGATTCGCCGGCCCGGCAGCCTGTGCTGGCCGAATGCGCTGCCGGTCAGCTCGGCCTCGCTGGCGGTGCGCCATGTGATCGGCGAGCTGGTGGTCGAGTTGTGCGAGAGCGGGCAGTGGACCGGGATCGAGTTGCGCGAGCCGCCGGCGCGCCCTGCCGCGGTTTGA
- a CDS encoding MurR/RpiR family transcriptional regulator — translation MPSSRPAAAGTEPDSGRRTPEALLADISAQFASLSKQLKLIARHVEAHPGRVGLQGVQEVADDCGVQPSAVVRFAKHFGFSGFSEMQRLFRDAMVRRVAPDLSYQSRIRGIIERGGRRKTSELAGEFLEDSIAGMQQLAASLDAAAFDRAVELLAATDAIWLAGVRRSFPVVAYLDYALQHTGKRIQLVSGLGGMQAGQLRSLREGEVLLAVSFAPYAQETQKIVEDALQRGAKLIAITDSRLNALASGADVALLLQESDTFGFRSLTSTMGLAQSLFIALAYRLELAYEPASAIQKD, via the coding sequence ATGCCATCTTCCCGACCCGCCGCCGCCGGCACTGAGCCGGACAGCGGGCGCCGCACGCCCGAAGCGTTGCTGGCGGACATCTCGGCGCAATTCGCCTCGCTCAGCAAGCAACTGAAACTGATCGCCCGCCATGTCGAGGCACATCCGGGGCGCGTCGGCCTGCAGGGCGTGCAGGAGGTGGCCGACGATTGCGGCGTGCAGCCCTCGGCCGTGGTGCGCTTCGCCAAGCATTTCGGCTTCTCGGGTTTCTCCGAGATGCAGCGCCTGTTCCGCGACGCGATGGTGCGGCGCGTGGCCCCCGACCTGAGCTACCAGTCGCGGATCCGCGGCATCATCGAGCGCGGCGGGCGTCGCAAGACCAGCGAACTCGCCGGCGAATTCCTTGAGGACAGCATCGCCGGCATGCAGCAACTGGCGGCCTCGCTCGACGCGGCGGCCTTCGATCGCGCGGTCGAGCTGTTGGCCGCCACCGACGCGATCTGGCTGGCCGGCGTGCGCCGCTCGTTCCCGGTGGTGGCCTACCTCGACTATGCGCTGCAGCACACCGGCAAGCGCATCCAGCTCGTCTCCGGACTCGGCGGCATGCAGGCGGGGCAGTTGCGTTCGCTGCGCGAGGGCGAGGTGCTGCTGGCCGTGTCGTTCGCGCCGTATGCACAGGAGACGCAGAAGATCGTCGAGGACGCGCTGCAGCGCGGCGCGAAGCTGATCGCGATCACCGACAGCCGGCTCAACGCGCTGGCCAGCGGCGCCGACGTGGCCCTGCTGCTGCAGGAATCGGATACCTTCGGCTTCCGCTCGCTGACCAGCACCATGGGACTCGCGCAGAGCCTGTTCATTGCGCTGGCCTACCGGCTCGAACTCGCTTACGAACCAGCTTCGGCGATTCAGAAGGATTGA
- a CDS encoding type VI secretion system Vgr family protein: protein MNVQDIAGAMQAGVIQQDRLVKLDTPLGADKLVVQRAIGRSTLGRDYGFTLDVVSSDDDIALKSLIAQPVTLWIQQADASYRPIQGHVFTARRLGADGGLTTYQLDVRAWPHILHFRRDQKIWIDKSADAIVTDIFNTHPEAQGRFRFALSQPLANRSYTRQSETDWNFVHRLFENEGLYGYWEQGADGKSHTLVVTDTITSLPELAPKTVNFARLATGAETDALTQWSGTRTLQSATLTTRSFDYKNPAAPANPKGTLTPTMGNQGALPDQLEVYEYTGAYTFGDQQHGDRLSQIRMEEWESRAKRFHGGGAARALDAGRRFTLANHPVHDGDPASQREFATIEVAWWIENNTPVTGAAHFPHSLEAELAQVRAAEGGAAGQLAHADGSIGFFRVEVEAQRTNVPYRSPLEHRKPEMHLETAIVVGPDGEEVYTDELNRIRVQFVWDRVNPADQGASTWVRVVQSDTGGGYGGVHPPRIGEEVLIDHIGGDCDRPLAVARVYNGQATPQWHSNGILSGYRSKEYAGSGYNQMVLDDATGQNRVQLMSSSANSLLHLGYLIDQRGNSRGAYLGSGFDLRTDDYGAVRASQGLYVSTHPKGSSSQPLDVQETQQQLVSAESLVESLSEASVQHQAESLQDGHDAMRELTDATQNSVSGAGASGGNTAGGGTGNANAFKQPVMVFGSPAGIGLSSQQSAHLAATRHVNLVSGQSTHVVAGKSLIASIGEKLSLFVQNAGMKLFAAKGKVEIQAQDDNVELTAQKTVKILSATDRIELAADQGILLTSGGGYIRIAGGNIEIHTPGKVDVKGASHVFAGPASMGYPLPSARPDQPGQLELLHQYANGSAVKGGLFSVLDANGGVLRQGALDASGKAVVSGLPPGVVQVVFGKDPRSQGDKASEFTLPTWPSAEDASAAGASATAQSQLGSLLPSASSMASLASVAKAAGSVAGAAGAASAGGIGGALGAAGSLASGGLGGLGGLAGAAGGAGGAGGALSSVAGLAGSAMSGGASGLTGALASKGLGAAQQGLTGTLPEGVQGALAQAGALKSTAQQLGGLAQGARGAAAALKLV, encoded by the coding sequence ATGAACGTGCAGGATATCGCGGGGGCGATGCAGGCCGGCGTGATTCAACAGGACCGGCTCGTAAAACTCGATACACCGCTTGGGGCTGACAAACTGGTCGTGCAACGCGCGATCGGGCGTTCGACGCTCGGGCGCGATTACGGCTTTACGCTGGACGTGGTGTCGTCGGACGACGATATCGCCTTGAAGAGCCTGATCGCGCAACCGGTCACGCTGTGGATCCAGCAGGCCGACGCGAGTTACCGGCCGATCCAGGGGCACGTGTTCACCGCGCGCCGGCTCGGCGCCGACGGCGGCCTCACCACGTATCAGCTGGACGTGCGCGCCTGGCCGCACATCCTGCATTTCCGGCGCGACCAGAAGATCTGGATCGACAAGAGCGCCGACGCGATCGTCACCGATATCTTCAATACCCATCCCGAGGCGCAAGGCCGCTTTCGCTTCGCGCTTTCGCAGCCGCTCGCGAACCGCTCCTACACGCGGCAGAGCGAGACCGACTGGAACTTCGTGCATCGCCTGTTCGAGAACGAAGGCCTCTACGGCTACTGGGAGCAGGGTGCCGACGGCAAGTCGCACACGCTGGTGGTGACCGATACGATCACCTCGCTGCCCGAGCTGGCGCCGAAGACCGTCAACTTCGCGCGCCTCGCGACCGGCGCCGAAACCGATGCGCTGACGCAATGGTCGGGCACGCGGACCCTGCAGAGCGCGACCCTGACCACGCGCAGCTTCGACTACAAGAACCCCGCCGCGCCCGCCAATCCCAAGGGCACGCTGACGCCGACCATGGGCAACCAGGGCGCGCTGCCCGACCAGCTCGAAGTCTACGAATACACGGGCGCCTATACCTTCGGCGACCAGCAGCATGGCGACAGGCTCTCGCAGATCCGCATGGAGGAATGGGAGTCGCGCGCCAAGCGCTTCCACGGCGGCGGTGCCGCTCGTGCGCTCGATGCGGGCCGCCGCTTCACGCTGGCCAATCACCCCGTGCATGACGGCGATCCCGCCTCGCAACGCGAGTTCGCGACCATCGAGGTGGCCTGGTGGATCGAGAACAATACGCCAGTGACGGGCGCGGCGCATTTCCCGCACAGCCTCGAGGCCGAACTCGCGCAGGTGCGCGCGGCCGAGGGCGGCGCGGCGGGGCAGCTCGCGCATGCCGACGGCTCGATTGGTTTCTTTCGCGTCGAGGTCGAGGCGCAGCGCACCAACGTGCCGTATCGCAGCCCGCTCGAACATCGCAAGCCCGAGATGCACCTGGAGACCGCGATCGTGGTCGGGCCCGATGGCGAGGAGGTCTATACCGACGAGCTGAACCGGATCCGCGTGCAGTTCGTCTGGGATCGCGTGAATCCCGCCGACCAGGGTGCCTCGACCTGGGTGCGCGTGGTGCAGTCCGATACCGGCGGCGGTTATGGCGGCGTGCATCCGCCGCGCATCGGCGAGGAAGTGCTGATCGACCACATCGGCGGCGATTGCGACCGGCCGCTGGCCGTGGCGCGCGTCTACAACGGCCAGGCCACGCCGCAATGGCACAGCAACGGCATCCTGTCGGGATACCGCTCGAAGGAATATGCGGGCAGCGGCTACAACCAGATGGTGCTGGACGACGCGACCGGCCAGAACCGCGTGCAGCTGATGAGCAGTAGCGCCAACAGCCTGCTGCACCTGGGCTACCTGATCGACCAGCGCGGCAACTCGCGCGGTGCCTATCTCGGCAGCGGTTTCGACCTGCGCACCGACGATTACGGCGCGGTGCGCGCGAGCCAGGGCCTGTATGTCAGTACGCATCCGAAGGGCAGCAGCAGCCAGCCGCTCGACGTGCAGGAGACGCAGCAGCAACTGGTGAGCGCCGAGAGCCTGGTCGAATCGCTGTCGGAGGCGAGCGTCCAGCACCAGGCCGAGAGCCTGCAGGACGGGCACGACGCGATGCGCGAGCTGACCGATGCCACGCAGAACAGCGTGAGCGGCGCCGGCGCCTCGGGCGGCAACACCGCCGGCGGCGGCACCGGCAATGCCAACGCGTTCAAGCAGCCGGTGATGGTGTTCGGCAGCCCGGCCGGCATCGGCCTGTCCTCGCAGCAATCCGCGCATCTGGCCGCGACCCGGCATGTCAACCTGGTGAGCGGCCAGAGCACCCACGTGGTGGCCGGCAAGTCGCTGATCGCGAGCATCGGCGAGAAGCTGAGCCTGTTCGTGCAGAACGCCGGCATGAAGCTGTTCGCGGCCAAAGGCAAGGTGGAGATCCAGGCGCAGGACGACAACGTCGAGTTGACCGCGCAGAAGACCGTCAAGATCCTGTCGGCCACCGACAGGATCGAGCTGGCCGCCGACCAGGGAATCCTGCTGACCAGCGGCGGCGGTTATATCCGCATCGCGGGCGGCAACATCGAGATCCATACGCCGGGCAAGGTCGATGTGAAGGGGGCTTCGCACGTCTTCGCCGGGCCGGCCAGCATGGGTTATCCGCTGCCCTCGGCGCGGCCCGACCAGCCTGGGCAGCTCGAGCTGCTGCATCAATATGCGAACGGCTCGGCCGTGAAGGGCGGTTTGTTCTCCGTGCTCGATGCGAATGGCGGCGTGCTGCGCCAGGGCGCGCTCGACGCGAGCGGCAAGGCGGTGGTCAGCGGGCTGCCGCCGGGCGTGGTGCAGGTGGTGTTCGGCAAGGACCCGCGTTCGCAGGGCGACAAGGCCAGCGAGTTCACGCTGCCGACCTGGCCGTCGGCCGAGGATGCCTCGGCGGCCGGCGCGAGCGCCACCGCGCAATCTCAGCTCGGTTCGCTGCTGCCTTCGGCGAGTTCGATGGCGTCCCTGGCATCGGTCGCGAAGGCGGCCGGTTCGGTAGCGGGGGCGGCCGGCGCCGCGTCGGCCGGCGGTATCGGCGGCGCGCTGGGCGCGGCCGGCTCGCTCGCTTCGGGCGGGCTGGGTGGTTTGGGCGGCTTGGCCGGCGCGGCGGGAGGCGCTGGTGGTGCCGGCGGTGCGTTGAGTAGCGTCGCGGGGCTGGCGGGATCGGCGATGTCGGGCGGTGCCTCGGGGTTGACCGGCGCTCTCGCTTCGAAGGGGCTGGGGGCCGCGCAGCAGGGCTTGACGGGCACCTTGCCTGAGGGGGTACAGGGCGCGCTCGCGCAGGCCGGCGCGCTGAAGTCGACCGCGCAGCAACTCGGTGGACTTGCGCAGGGCGCGCGCGGCGCGGCCGCCGCCTTGAAGTTGGTCTGA
- a CDS encoding RHS repeat-associated core domain-containing protein produces the protein MTDSATIQPKPTDVFVSPLSDFHPVDIDANLKDLNKWLIDISGGLVTLERVETVARNMPVIANIFAAVDLISDIRAMLNHGDRPIDLFDWLNLGLDVIGIIPIPAGTAQVRMGARPMLKLIREEVVKNGKAAGEAALQLVQQGIITAIVSSLQARYAGEIETFIAELRKDLAAVLNRAADFLGALMNGLADLFAHAAGKPLDYSKNVDAAEKHLQEAGHNILYKPGETFSSIGMLFHDAFAIVAKGTVNTATATAKAFNSDASAKLMGIADTLRQKVPAVQKAVKGLDGNEVGKIGWLILAAEEGVRRWRKVNPKPQEKGIPSQGTTKAEEVRGQGAKETLRSTAAAQLPGGGCCSLNGPVKTPPSRSKGSIGFAFGDERIDHDDFSIDGPLPITWVRTYRSFFDANDQGGELGPRWITPYTTRFDVHATKLVYHDAEGRSLDYPLLDIGAAHDDLAENLTLLRVDERWLTLTRGHDMLEAYERHGDRYRIAFIKDRAGNQQTFDYDAEGRLYRLIMPHVQVAFKLDAQGRIVEIVEHDAQGQRVGRLAAYEYDREGDLVAACDRFGNRREYRYRHHLLTRYTDRTGRGMNLEWDGTHARARCLREYRDDGSDEVTLAWHPDFRMVSVTDALGNVTRHYYNIKGFTFRVIYPDGSEEWMYRDGNDKLVQYIHRDGGIEFLDYDARGNFVRHRRVDGSVVEMEYDAKDQLVKTIDPHGYAWTQAFDDAGNIVAAKDPLGHETKYEYNEQGLPITVIDAKGGAKSMSYDAGGRLLAYRDCSGKTTQWTYDAAGRLSGTKDAAGTMTTFQYAANGQLEEIRSPAGVERVQYDSEGRLLAATDPLQRVTRYSYDAAGRVASRIDPLGQRLGYGYDRLGRLVRLTDANDASYTFRYDPVGRLLEEVEFDGKSTLYTYDEGSGRLSAIDDAGRVTQVEQDRAGRFAKRLCGDEAERFAYDASGRLVEASNRYSRIQRFFDPVGNLVREHHAYDVFGVKRSYVWHHGYDELGNRIRSVRPDGHTIDWLMYGSGHVHGLLVDGEERLQLERDDLHREVKRTLSSRVVQSLMYDPAGRIERQSIQRDKAPAALSMRRYRYDAAGQLTQIEDSRKGATDYRYDPVGRLIEAIAPGLRERFAFDPASNIVDPGRPENARTQAGLAARSESTLPASVPKVLGNLLREYAGTHFDYDAQGHLIQKRSPSGTQRYEWGAFDRMQAAQVEEGLRRSASSYYYDALGRRIAKEVNGARTVFGWDGDALAYESDEARSTHYVYEARTFVPMAQYVTAPVEGIETPVAREGDRYRPEDDPLQRVPAAQGDARVMFYYCDQIGTPLMMTDEAGEVVWEAAYKAWGETREVIERASAASGGAVARNTLRFQGQQVDDETGLHYNRHRYYDPQVGGFVSKDPIGLAGGFNVYQYAFNPIQWTDPLGLAPCRCDPCGLATHGSQPSPRPTGMQSHHIIQDAWAQANVPGYSRSAAPAILLPQSPEHSTVTALQNARRDQRLANGQSKWATSMEEEFNNSYRDLGAAGVSEKCKRKAIKQAYKHFYGE, from the coding sequence ATGACTGATTCGGCCACCATCCAACCGAAGCCGACCGATGTTTTCGTCTCGCCGCTCAGCGATTTCCATCCGGTGGACATCGACGCGAACCTCAAGGACCTGAACAAGTGGCTGATCGACATCAGCGGCGGCCTGGTCACGCTCGAGCGCGTGGAGACGGTGGCGCGCAACATGCCCGTCATCGCGAACATCTTCGCGGCCGTGGACCTGATCTCCGATATCCGCGCGATGCTCAACCATGGCGACCGGCCGATCGACCTGTTCGACTGGTTGAACCTCGGGCTCGACGTGATCGGCATCATCCCGATTCCGGCGGGCACCGCGCAGGTTCGCATGGGCGCGCGGCCGATGCTCAAGCTGATCCGCGAGGAGGTGGTGAAGAACGGCAAGGCGGCGGGCGAGGCTGCCTTGCAACTGGTGCAGCAGGGCATCATCACGGCCATCGTGTCGAGCCTGCAGGCGCGATATGCCGGTGAGATCGAGACCTTCATCGCCGAGCTGCGCAAGGACCTGGCGGCGGTGCTGAACCGCGCGGCGGATTTCCTCGGCGCGCTGATGAATGGGCTGGCCGATCTGTTCGCGCATGCGGCTGGCAAGCCGCTGGACTACAGCAAGAACGTCGACGCCGCGGAGAAACATCTGCAGGAGGCGGGGCACAACATCCTCTACAAGCCGGGCGAGACCTTCAGCAGCATCGGCATGCTGTTCCATGACGCGTTCGCGATCGTGGCCAAGGGCACGGTGAATACCGCCACCGCGACGGCCAAGGCGTTCAACTCGGATGCCAGCGCGAAGCTGATGGGGATCGCCGACACGCTTCGGCAGAAGGTTCCGGCCGTGCAGAAGGCCGTGAAGGGGCTGGACGGCAACGAGGTCGGCAAGATCGGCTGGTTGATCCTGGCGGCGGAGGAAGGCGTTCGGCGCTGGCGCAAGGTGAATCCGAAGCCGCAGGAGAAGGGCATTCCCTCGCAGGGAACCACGAAGGCGGAGGAGGTGCGGGGGCAGGGGGCGAAGGAGACGCTGCGCTCGACGGCCGCCGCGCAGCTTCCCGGTGGTGGCTGCTGCTCGTTGAATGGGCCCGTCAAGACGCCGCCTTCGCGCTCGAAAGGATCGATCGGATTCGCGTTCGGCGACGAGCGGATCGACCACGACGACTTCAGCATCGATGGGCCCCTGCCGATCACCTGGGTGCGGACCTATCGATCGTTCTTCGATGCGAACGACCAGGGCGGCGAACTCGGCCCTCGCTGGATCACGCCGTACACGACGCGCTTCGACGTGCATGCCACCAAGCTGGTCTATCACGATGCCGAAGGGCGCAGCCTCGATTACCCCTTGCTCGATATCGGGGCCGCGCACGACGATCTTGCCGAGAACCTGACGTTGCTGCGTGTCGACGAGCGTTGGCTGACGCTGACGCGAGGGCATGACATGCTCGAGGCTTACGAGCGTCATGGCGATCGCTATCGCATCGCCTTCATCAAGGATCGCGCCGGCAACCAGCAGACGTTCGACTACGACGCCGAGGGGCGTTTGTATCGGCTGATCATGCCGCATGTACAGGTCGCCTTCAAACTCGATGCTCAGGGGCGCATCGTCGAGATTGTCGAGCACGACGCGCAAGGCCAGCGCGTCGGGCGCCTGGCTGCCTATGAATACGATCGCGAAGGGGATCTGGTCGCGGCCTGCGATCGTTTCGGAAATCGACGCGAGTATCGCTACCGGCATCACCTGCTGACGCGTTATACCGATCGCACCGGCCGCGGAATGAACCTCGAATGGGACGGCACGCACGCCAGGGCGCGTTGCTTGCGCGAGTATCGCGACGACGGCAGCGACGAGGTCACGCTGGCCTGGCATCCGGACTTCCGGATGGTGAGCGTGACGGACGCGCTTGGCAACGTCACGCGCCACTACTACAACATCAAGGGCTTCACGTTCCGGGTGATCTACCCGGATGGCAGTGAAGAGTGGATGTATCGCGATGGCAATGACAAGCTGGTGCAGTACATCCATCGCGATGGCGGCATCGAGTTCCTCGACTACGACGCGCGCGGCAACTTCGTGCGGCATCGGCGCGTGGACGGCTCGGTCGTGGAGATGGAATACGACGCGAAGGATCAGCTCGTCAAGACGATCGATCCGCATGGATACGCCTGGACGCAGGCGTTCGACGACGCGGGGAATATCGTTGCGGCCAAGGATCCGCTCGGCCACGAGACGAAGTACGAGTACAACGAGCAGGGCCTGCCGATCACGGTGATCGATGCGAAGGGCGGCGCGAAGTCGATGAGCTACGACGCGGGCGGCAGGTTGCTGGCGTATCGCGATTGCTCGGGGAAGACGACGCAGTGGACGTATGACGCGGCGGGTCGCCTGAGCGGGACCAAGGATGCCGCAGGGACGATGACGACGTTCCAGTACGCGGCGAACGGACAACTGGAAGAGATTCGTTCGCCGGCGGGTGTCGAGCGTGTTCAGTACGACTCGGAAGGGCGTTTGCTGGCGGCGACGGATCCGCTGCAGCGTGTGACGCGATATTCGTATGACGCGGCTGGGCGGGTTGCGTCGCGTATCGATCCGCTCGGTCAGCGCCTGGGGTACGGCTATGACCGGCTCGGGCGGCTCGTCAGGCTGACCGATGCGAACGACGCGTCGTATACGTTCCGGTATGACCCGGTCGGGCGCTTGCTCGAGGAAGTCGAGTTCGACGGCAAGTCGACGCTTTATACGTATGACGAGGGTAGCGGACGTCTCAGCGCGATCGACGATGCGGGGCGGGTGACGCAGGTTGAGCAGGATCGGGCAGGTCGGTTCGCGAAGCGATTGTGCGGCGACGAGGCGGAGCGCTTTGCCTACGATGCAAGCGGACGACTGGTGGAGGCGAGCAACCGGTACAGCCGGATTCAGCGCTTCTTCGATCCTGTCGGAAACCTTGTGCGGGAACATCATGCGTATGATGTTTTTGGGGTGAAGCGCAGTTATGTCTGGCATCACGGCTATGACGAGCTGGGGAACCGGATTCGCAGCGTGCGGCCGGATGGGCACACGATCGATTGGCTGATGTATGGCTCGGGGCATGTGCACGGCTTGCTGGTGGATGGCGAGGAGCGGCTGCAGCTGGAGCGCGATGATCTGCATCGCGAAGTGAAGCGGACGCTTTCGAGCCGGGTCGTGCAGAGCCTGATGTACGACCCGGCCGGGCGGATCGAGCGGCAGAGCATCCAGCGCGATAAGGCGCCGGCCGCGTTGAGCATGCGGCGGTATCGATACGATGCTGCCGGGCAGTTGACGCAGATTGAGGACAGCCGGAAGGGGGCGACGGATTACCGGTATGACCCGGTCGGGCGATTGATCGAGGCGATTGCGCCGGGCTTGCGTGAACGGTTTGCGTTCGATCCGGCGAGCAATATCGTGGATCCGGGGCGGCCTGAGAATGCGCGGACGCAAGCTGGCTTGGCGGCGCGTAGTGAAAGCACCTTGCCAGCTTCGGTGCCGAAGGTGCTCGGCAACCTGCTGCGGGAATATGCCGGGACGCACTTCGATTACGACGCGCAAGGGCATTTGATTCAGAAGCGTTCGCCCTCGGGGACGCAGCGGTATGAGTGGGGTGCGTTTGACCGGATGCAGGCTGCGCAGGTCGAAGAGGGTTTGAGACGTAGCGCTTCGAGTTACTACTATGACGCGCTCGGGCGGCGGATTGCCAAGGAAGTCAACGGTGCGCGGACCGTGTTCGGCTGGGATGGGGATGCGCTCGCGTATGAATCCGACGAGGCACGGAGCACGCACTATGTGTATGAGGCGCGGACCTTCGTGCCGATGGCGCAGTACGTGACGGCGCCGGTCGAGGGGATCGAGACGCCGGTTGCGCGCGAGGGGGATCGGTATCGGCCGGAGGATGATCCGCTGCAGCGGGTGCCGGCGGCGCAGGGCGATGCGCGGGTGATGTTCTATTACTGCGACCAGATCGGGACGCCGTTGATGATGACGGATGAGGCTGGTGAAGTGGTTTGGGAGGCGGCGTACAAGGCCTGGGGCGAGACGCGGGAGGTGATCGAGCGGGCTTCAGCTGCGTCGGGGGGCGCGGTGGCGAGGAATACGCTGCGGTTCCAGGGGCAGCAGGTGGATGATGAGACGGGGCTGCATTACAACCGGCATCGGTACTATGATCCGCAAGTGGGAGGGTTCGTAAGTAAGGACCCGATTGGGCTGGCCGGCGGCTTCAACGTCTATCAATACGCGTTCAATCCGATCCAATGGACCGATCCACTAGGTTTAGCGCCATGTAGATGCGATCCTTGCGGGCTTGCCACTCACGGTAGCCAACCCTCCCCGCGTCCAACTGGAATGCAGTCGCACCACATAATCCAGGATGCGTGGGCGCAAGCTAACGTGCCGGGATATAGCCGCAGCGCAGCGCCCGCGATCCTGCTGCCGCAATCCCCGGAGCATTCGACGGTTACTGCGCTGCAAAACGCGCGTCGGGATCAGCGCTTGGCGAACGGCCAGTCGAAATGGGCGACCTCAATGGAGGAAGAGTTCAACAACTCGTATCGGGACCTCGGAGCCGCGGGCGTGAGCGAAAAATGTAAGCGCAAAGCGATAAAACAGGCGTATAAGCACTTCTACGGTGAATAA
- a CDS encoding SMI1/KNR4 family protein — protein MDIAQCIAQISTIWQGQPGASEPSLDDIERHTRLALPADFREFMRWSDGGAAKFPRVYLSLWSSSKVIDLNRDYQINRYLGDRVIAIGSDGGPICFLLDFRSSDNPVFASVNFGDLDPAEIKQVAPTFTGAVELALSGQLDDDAL, from the coding sequence GTGGACATCGCACAATGCATAGCGCAGATTTCAACGATCTGGCAAGGTCAGCCTGGAGCTTCTGAGCCCAGCTTGGACGACATCGAGCGTCACACTCGATTGGCGCTGCCGGCGGACTTTCGCGAGTTCATGAGATGGTCAGATGGAGGCGCGGCGAAGTTCCCGCGCGTCTACCTTTCACTATGGTCGTCTTCCAAAGTGATTGACCTAAACAGGGACTACCAGATCAACCGCTATCTGGGCGATCGGGTTATTGCTATCGGGTCGGATGGCGGCCCAATTTGCTTTCTTCTCGACTTCCGCTCCTCGGACAATCCGGTCTTCGCAAGCGTCAATTTTGGGGACCTCGATCCTGCGGAAATCAAACAGGTCGCGCCAACGTTTACCGGGGCCGTTGAGTTGGCGCTGTCAGGGCAGCTTGACGACGACGCTCTGTAG
- a CDS encoding immunity 50 family protein — translation MSLIQRIMNPQALTALYGRDAPLDGAEIVEVLLKRDEPRLSVRIMTTQKPLSPPSRWPKDYDVVYLSLSFIGVCDLSIGNWGHDNIVATFISTVADNIASITVNCKEGASIKFKCDWVRVEGVTSGHLGSA, via the coding sequence ATGAGCCTGATACAGCGGATCATGAATCCACAAGCCCTCACCGCGCTTTATGGGCGCGACGCACCGCTTGATGGTGCCGAGATCGTCGAGGTTCTGCTCAAGCGGGACGAGCCTCGACTGTCGGTGAGAATCATGACTACTCAGAAGCCGTTGTCTCCGCCGAGCCGATGGCCGAAAGATTACGATGTCGTCTATCTAAGCTTGTCATTTATCGGTGTTTGCGATCTCTCGATTGGGAATTGGGGGCACGACAACATTGTTGCGACGTTTATATCGACCGTCGCTGATAATATTGCTTCGATAACGGTCAATTGCAAGGAAGGCGCGTCGATTAAGTTCAAGTGTGACTGGGTTCGCGTGGAGGGAGTCACATCCGGCCATCTAGGTAGCGCCTAA
- a CDS encoding Imm44 family immunity protein, with amino-acid sequence MSGENEADIGDDARVVRNAIESVVNKFMDGQVFSDGFEKWAFVTIMLSEKFISGFPEVAKVSSKGKVLEFRLRISHDDFKMASSVDKISMTIDALERSVGMMDKLKVSLESQGKFLDIINKTRQALLHD; translated from the coding sequence ATGTCCGGAGAAAATGAAGCGGATATTGGTGATGATGCTCGTGTTGTCAGAAATGCAATTGAGTCCGTTGTCAATAAATTTATGGATGGGCAGGTATTTTCGGATGGATTTGAGAAGTGGGCCTTTGTAACGATAATGCTATCTGAGAAATTTATCTCTGGGTTTCCTGAGGTTGCGAAGGTGTCGTCGAAAGGTAAGGTTCTTGAGTTTCGCCTCAGAATTTCTCACGATGATTTCAAAATGGCCTCCTCGGTTGATAAAATCTCCATGACTATTGATGCTTTGGAGCGATCTGTGGGGATGATGGATAAATTGAAGGTTTCTTTGGAAAGTCAAGGAAAATTTCTCGATATTATTAATAAAACGCGTCAAGCCTTATTGCATGATTGA